From Pelotomaculum schinkii, the proteins below share one genomic window:
- a CDS encoding RNA-guided endonuclease InsQ/TnpB family protein, with amino-acid sequence MAISYDDGTQPRENLNRGIAAIDMGEIHGIAAVADTGEALVVTSRKLRSVKRLRNKKFKEIYQKRSRCKKGSRKWKKYTCAIARIGSKTDNQQRDILHKMSHKFVAWANDQGVKTTVVGDVEGVQRNTSRRNKKNLKQKRHSRGLNQKMSQWPFGLLLAYLTYKLAALGIDLIKIDESYTTQTCPVCGRKKKPSGRMYQCHCGYTCHRDVHGARNIYAKHKYGEIRALDWSIENIKYLRPAS; translated from the coding sequence CTGGCGATAAGCTACGATGATGGTACCCAGCCCCGGGAAAACCTCAATCGAGGCATCGCCGCCATCGATATGGGCGAAATTCATGGGATTGCCGCTGTAGCCGACACGGGTGAGGCGTTGGTTGTCACATCCCGGAAACTGCGCAGTGTCAAACGGCTGCGCAACAAGAAATTCAAGGAAATATACCAAAAGCGCAGCCGGTGCAAAAAAGGCAGCCGGAAGTGGAAGAAATACACCTGTGCCATTGCTCGCATAGGCAGCAAGACGGACAACCAGCAGCGGGACATTTTGCACAAGATGAGCCACAAGTTTGTCGCCTGGGCCAACGACCAGGGGGTCAAAACAACCGTAGTCGGCGACGTAGAGGGCGTGCAAAGGAACACGTCCAGGCGCAATAAGAAAAACCTTAAGCAGAAACGTCATTCCCGCGGCTTAAACCAAAAGATGAGCCAATGGCCATTCGGGTTGTTGCTGGCTTACCTTACATACAAGCTGGCTGCTCTTGGTATCGACCTGATCAAGATTGATGAGAGTTACACTACGCAGACATGCCCTGTCTGCGGTCGGAAGAAGAAGCCTTCCGGCAGGATGTATCAGTGTCATTGCGGGTACACATGCCACCGGGATGTGCATGGCGCAAGGAATATCTACGCCAAGCACAAATATGGCGAGATTCGCGCACTGGATTGGAGTATCGAAAACATCAAGTATCTACGGCCTGCTTCATGA
- a CDS encoding tyrosine-protein phosphatase, with the protein MIDIHSHILPGLDDGAGSVEESLAMARRAAADGIRMMVATPHVITGLYPNGRETILSAVEQLQRVFEDNGIDLPILPGAEYRLEPDLPKRMARGELLTVNDGGRYLLVEMPAALVPDYTGQVFYELQLQGLTPIIAHPERNEGFARDHGLLHELVSHGALVQITAGSLTGLLGSAAAANARAFLRQGCVHFIATDAHASSDRAPVLSTASREAARLAGEEEGISLVTGNPRRAIRGERIETGEIKDLRPAGRGIFSFFRKYLPK; encoded by the coding sequence ATGATCGACATCCACAGCCACATCCTGCCGGGGCTGGACGACGGCGCCGGCAGCGTGGAGGAGTCCCTGGCCATGGCCCGGCGCGCCGCCGCCGACGGCATCCGGATGATGGTGGCCACACCCCATGTGATAACAGGCCTGTACCCCAACGGCAGGGAGACCATCCTTTCCGCGGTAGAGCAGCTGCAAAGGGTTTTTGAGGACAACGGCATAGACCTGCCAATCCTGCCCGGAGCGGAGTACCGCCTGGAGCCCGACTTACCTAAGCGGATGGCGCGGGGCGAACTCCTGACCGTCAACGACGGCGGGCGCTACCTGCTGGTGGAAATGCCCGCAGCCCTCGTGCCCGACTATACCGGCCAGGTGTTCTACGAGCTCCAGCTGCAGGGCTTGACGCCCATCATCGCCCATCCCGAGCGAAACGAGGGTTTTGCCCGCGACCACGGCCTCCTCCACGAGCTGGTCTCACACGGCGCCCTGGTCCAGATTACCGCCGGCAGCCTGACCGGCCTCCTGGGCTCCGCGGCCGCGGCCAACGCCAGGGCTTTCCTCAGGCAGGGCTGCGTCCACTTTATAGCGACCGACGCGCACGCCAGCAGTGACCGGGCGCCCGTCCTTTCGACCGCCTCCAGGGAGGCGGCGCGGCTGGCAGGCGAGGAGGAAGGCATAAGCCTTGTAACCGGCAACCCGCGCCGGGCGATCCGGGGCGAGCGGATCGAGACCGGTGAAATCAAGGATTTGCGTCCAGCCGGGCGAGGCATTTTTAGCTTTTTCAGAAAATACCTTCCAAAGTAG